One segment of Eriocheir sinensis breed Jianghai 21 chromosome 69, ASM2467909v1, whole genome shotgun sequence DNA contains the following:
- the LOC126988552 gene encoding uncharacterized protein LOC126988552 has protein sequence MKYVHVFLWAATYALLTRTSKGQTQCFRILEENLDHFHSTPLPLHLTTTPTSTTPPSGPRCWLASTTTDGEGRIWIVTSRGSPATPSTTWLLTTSSTTTTTRVLLADIQRQHLPLSTPPLYLCPMGSLGLLALYPSGVWVLPPYGSQWEPGPFPTPPIPIDTLQGVWCGYGGGRSISDMGTGYGVSEIWLLTSHTLYHVQRNAFVPISNVSVGMGDTVRTWVDDMGVLVMVRVHGGVARIGRYMGEWKWVSLDMGDTRTWYPGNGVLYGFGNGRLAIVNSTSGVTISQAELMYPYPDVVDINGALYHFPRACPVPINTHIQNHVRPIRILRVSTCDGSNSSRSSSSSSSSSSRSDGVSDFNVISTENDSSSSSSSSSSSSSSSSSSSSSSSSSGRRRRRSIDNDSILKNSNISNSNSSSNSSSSSSSSSSSSSSSSSSSSSSRRRRRSIDNVSILKNSNISNSNSSSSSSSSSSSSSSSSSSSSSSSGVLQHQLRGKGNTTTTTTTTTTTTHPSPPPPPSPPSPPQPPQPPPSPPPRDFYQHYVHSNQTKKKEEERGGGGGGGDTRLQHNTNMTKTEEEEEEEEGGSGEEGSGEGGRGRGESLPPPPPPPSYKETAQAYNPVIFFSLSLSIFATVGIVIFVRNCVRCPPAHELIEGGRGREGRGGIAGAGRGLGGIRDGEEGRRIGGRLSKSPTPIPVFYSLVSEEGIEEEEEEEEEEEDDSPSQLGLQNGTEITPLDSPTGTPSYMTPDSFTPTEEYGCDAGDLGVGGRVWGSAGATPTTIRRVVGGEGLSGSISLTPSSFPSNPISYAVTKAANDVVSIATTL, from the exons atgaaatatgtCCATGTATTCCTCTGGGCCGCCACTTACGCCCTTCTTACGCGGACCTCGAAGGGACAGACGCAATGCTTTC GCATACTGGAGGAAAACCTGGACcacttccactccactccactccccctccacctcaccaccacccccacctccaccactccaCCATCAGGGCCACGGTGTTGGTTGGCCTCCACTACCACGGATGGTGAAGGAAGGATTTGGATAGTGACCtcaagggg gtcTCCAGCCACGCCTAGTACAACATGGCTActaacaacatcatcaacaacaacaacaacaagagtgcTCCTAGCGGATATACAGCGTCAACATCTCCCCTTGTCAACCCCTCCCTTGTACCTATGTCCCATGGGCTCACTTGGCTTACTGGCCCTGTATCCAAGTGGGGTATGGGTACTACCTCCATATGGGTCACAATGGGAGCCTGGACCCTTCCCTACCCCACCCATACCCATAGATACATTGCAGGGGGTATGGTGCGGGTATGGTGGGGGtcgtagtattagtgatatgggtACTGGATATGGGGTCAGTGAGATATGGCTTCTGACCTCACACACTCTCTATCATGTCCAAAGGAATGCTTTTGTACCCATTTCTAACGTGTCCGTGGGTATGGGTGACACGGTTAGGACATGGGTGGATGACATGGGTGTGCTGGTTATGGTGCGTGTGCATGGGGGCGTGGCAAGGATAGGCCGGTACATGGGTGAGTGGAAATGGGTGAGTTTGGATATGGGTGACACCCGGACATGGTATCCCGGTAATGGGGTTCTGTATGGGTTTGGAAATGGGAGGTTGGCAATAGTGAATTCTACATCGGGAGTAACCATATCCCAAGCTGAGTTAATGTACCCATATCCTGATGTAGTTGATATCAATGGGGCGCTGTACCATTTCCCAAGGGCGTGTCCAGTGCCCATCAATACCCATATCCAAAACCATGTCCGACCTATCCGTATATTACGCGTCTCAACTTGTGatggtagcaatagtagtagaagtagtagtagtagtagtagtagtagtagtaggagtgatgGTGTGAGTGATTTCAATGTTATAAGTACTgaaaatgatagtagtagtagtagtagtagtagtagtagtagtagtagtagtagtagtagtagtagtagtagtagtagtagtagtggtagaagaaggagaagaagtattGATAATGACAGTATTCTTAAAAACAGTAAcattagtaacagtaatagtagtagtaatagtagtagtagtagtagtagtagtagtagtagtagtagtagtagtagtagtagtagtagtagtagtagaagaaggagaagaagtattGATAATGTCAGTATTCTTAAAAACAGTAacattagtaatagtaatagtagtagtagtagtagtagtagtagtagtagtagtagtagtagtagtagtagtagtagtagtagtagtggagtgcTTCAGCATCAACTCAGGGGGAAAGGAAacacaaccacaactaccaccaccaccaccaccaccacccacccatcaccaccaccaccaccatcaccaccatcaccaccacaaccaccacaaccaccaccatcaccaccaccaagagacTTCTACCAGCATTACGTCCATAGCAACCAG actaagaagaaggaggaagaaagaggaggaggaggaggaggaggagacacgagACTTCAACACAACACTAACATGaccaaaacagaagaagaagaagaagaagaagaaggaggatcaggagaagaaggatcaggagaaggaggaagaggaagaggagagagtcttccccctcctcccccgcccccctcttacaaggagacagctcaagctTACAACCCcgtcatcttcttctctctctccctctctatcttcgcGACTGTCGGCATTGTCATCTTCGTGAGGAACTgtgtgag atgcccACCAGCACACGAGCTCATCGAGGGCGGACGAGGGCGCGAGGGCAGAGGCGGCATAGCGGGCGCCGGCAGAGGCTTAGGCGGCAtaagagacggagaggaaggaagaagaataggaggaagattaTCGAAGTCCCCCACACCAATCCCCGTTTTCTATAGCCTGGTGTCGGAggaggggatagaggaggaggaggaagaggaagaagaggaggaggatgacagtcCTTCACAACTCGGGTTACAGAATGGCACCGAAATCACGCCCTTGGACTCACCCACGGGGACGCCTAGCTATATGACCCCAGACTCCTTCACGCCCACGGAGGAGTATGGGTGTGACGCGGGTGATTTGGGTGTAGGGGGGCGTGTGTGGGGGTCAGCGGGGGCGACACCCACTACCATAAGACgtgtggtagggggggaggggctcAGTGGGTCCATATCCCTGACACCTTCTTCGTTTCCGTCGAATCCTATTTCTTACGCAGTGACCAAGGCCGCTAATGATGTAGTTAGTATTGCCACCACCTTGTAA
- the LOC126988561 gene encoding transcription elongation factor SPT4-like, translating to MENVPKDLRNLRSCLVCSLVKTVDMFETDGCDNCDEFLRMKNNRDNVFDCTSSNFDGFIALMSPKDSWVAKWQRINKCVQGIYAISITGRLPPNVVREMKTRGLKYRSRDMTKV from the exons ATGGAGAACGTGCCTAAGGACTTGAGGAACCTGCGGTCGTGTCTCGTGTGCTCCCTGGTcaag acggtTGACATGTTCGAGACCGACGGATGCGACAACTGCGATGAGTTCTTGCGGATGAAGAACAACCGCGACAATGTGTTCGACTGCACCTCATCCAACTTCGACGG GTTCATCGCGCTTATGAGCCCCAAAGACAGCTGGGTGGCTAAATGGCAGAGGATCA aTAAGTGTGTGCAGGGAATCTACGCCATCAGCATCACCGGGCGTCTTCCTCCCAACGTGGTGAGGGAGATGAAGACGAGGGGGCTGAAGTACAGGTCCAGGGACATGACCAAGGTGTGA